In one Buteo buteo chromosome 10, bButBut1.hap1.1, whole genome shotgun sequence genomic region, the following are encoded:
- the DAPK3 gene encoding death-associated protein kinase 3: protein MSTFRQESVEDFYEMGEELGSGQFAIVRKCRERKTGLEYAAKFIKKRRLSSSRRGVSREEIEREVDILREIQHPNIITLHDIFENKTDVVLILELVSGGELFDFLAEKESLTEEEATQFLKQILDGVHYLHSKRIAHFDLKPENIMLLDKNVPNPRIKLIDFGIAHKIEAGNEFKNIFGTPEFVAPEIVNYEPLGLEADMWSIGVITYILLSGASPFLGETKQETLTNISAVNYDFDEEYFSNTSELAKDFIRRLLVKDPKKRMTIAQSLEHPWIKVIKRRNVRNEDSCKKPERRRLKTTRLKEYTIKSHSSMPPNNTYINFERFSKVMEEVAAAEESLRELERNKKSFQEDIEALLSIYEEKESWYKEENESISQDLRQIRQELQKTEALKKQAQEETKSVVQVANGLKRRYRKLENHYEALAKQVASEMKFVQELVWSIEREKLQSGEGDGSIR, encoded by the exons ATGTCCACCTTCCGGCAGGAGAGCGTGGAGGACTTCTATGAGATGGGGGAAGAGCTGGGCAG CGGCCAGTTTGCCATTGTACGAAAATGCCGGGAGAGGAAAACAGGTCTGGAGTATGCAGCCAAATTCATCAAGAAGCGTCGGCTGTCGTCCAGCCGTCGGGGCGTGAGCCGGGAGGAGATCGAGAGGGAGGTGGACATCCTGCGGGAGATTCAGCACCCCAACATCATCACGCTGCATGACATCTTTGAGAACAAGACGGACGTGGTGCTGATCCTGGAGCTGGTCTCGGGTGGTGAGCTCTTTGATTTCCTGGCTGAGAAGGAGTCCCTGACGGAGGAGGAGGCCACCCAGTTCCTCAAGCAGATCCTGGATGGGGTGCACTACCTGCACTCCAAGCGCATCGCCCACTTCGACTTGAAG CCGGAGAATATCATGCTGCTGGACAAGAATGTGCCAAACCCTCGCATCAAACTCATCGACTTCGGGATCGCCCACAAGATTGAAGCTGGGAATGAATTCAAGAATATATTTGGGACCCCGGAGTTTGTAG CCCCAGAAATTGTGAACTACGAACCCCTGGGGCTGGAGGCCGACATGTG gAGCATCGGGGTCATCACTTACATCCT GCTGAGCGGAGCCTCCCCCTTTCTGGGGGAAACAAAGCAAGAGACCCTGACCAACATATCTGCCGTCAACTACGACTTCGATGAGGAGTATTTCAGCAACACCAGTGAGCTGGCCAAGGACTTCATCCGCCGCCTGCTCGTCAAGGACCCCAA GAAGCGGATGACCATTGCTCAAAGCCTGGAACACCCTTGGATTAAG GTGATCAAGAGGAGGAACGTCCGCAATGAAGACAGCTGCAAGAAGCCTGAGCGCCGTCGGCTGAAGACCACACGCCTGAAGGAGTATACCATCAAGTCCCACTCCAGCATGCCGCCAAACAACACATACATCAACTTCGAGCGCTTTTCCAAGGTCAtggaggaggtggctgcagCCGAGGAGAGCCTCCGAGAGCTGGAGAGGAACAAGAAGTCCTTCCAGGAGGACATCGAGGCCCTGCTGTCCATCTATGAGGAGAAGGAGTCGTGGTACAAAGAGGAGAATGAGAGCATCAGCCAGGACCTCCGCCAGATccggcaggagctgcagaagaCGGAGGCCCTGAAGAAGCAGGCGCAGGAGGAGACCAAGAGCGTGGTACAGGTGGCCAACGGCCTCAAGAGGCGTTACCGAAAGCTGGAGAACCACTACGAGGCGTTGGCCAAGCAGGTGGCTTCAGAGATGaagtttgtccaggagctggTGTGGTCCATTGAGCGGGAGAAGCTGCAGAGCGGTGAGGGAGATGGCAGCATCCGCTAG